From a single Apium graveolens cultivar Ventura chromosome 2, ASM990537v1, whole genome shotgun sequence genomic region:
- the LOC141706312 gene encoding protein ANTAGONIST OF LIKE HETEROCHROMATIN PROTEIN 1-like has translation MAPKKTNKNSKQMKKSTASIEIKPLDFGWWNVFWQKNSSAPGLVIPRDEDEGFKYFFRMSKKTFEYICSLVREVLICRPPNSGLKNIEGKLLSVENQVAIALRRLASGDSQVSVGISFGVDLSTVSIVTWRFVEALEERGRHHLKWPDSCKLAEIKLNFEKSFGLPNCCGAIGATHIVMTLPVVESSGDWQDNVQNNCMFCQGTVDPELRFLDIVTGWSRGLSTSRLLEYSGFYKLCQGSERLNGLSRTLSEGVEVQEFIVGGTDYPLLPWLITPYRKDDWSCISDEFTAAHNAARLLAVKAFSNLKGSWKILNKVMREADKDKLPKIVVVCCFLHNIIIDCGDSLLHEVPLSGHDDSECIRLLCKQVDPLGKTMRDNLAKHLQLIKQKAQLK, from the exons ATGGCTCCTAAGAAAACAAACAAAAATTCAAAACAGATGAAGAAGAGCACAGCTAGTATTGAAATCAAACCCCTTGATTTTGGTTGGTGGAATGTTTTCTGGCAGAAGAATTCTTCAGCTCCAG GTTTGGTGATACCCCGCGATGAGGATGAAGGGTTTAAATATTTTTTCCGTATGTCGAAGAAGACGTTTGAATACATTTGTTCTCTTGTAAGAGAGGTTCTTATTTGTAGGCCTCCTAATTCAGGGCTTAAGAACATTGAAGGAAAGCTTCTCAGTGTAGAGAATCAAGTTGCGATTGCTTTAAGAAGATTGGCATCGGGTGACTCCCAAGTCTCTGTTGGGATTTCTTTTGGAGTAGATCTTTCAACAGTTTCAATAGTGACTTGGAGATTTGTTGAAGCTTTGGAAGAACGTGGAAGGCACCATCTTAAATGGCCCGACTCCTGTAAGCTGGCAGAAATCAAGTTGAATTTTGAGAAGTCTTTTGGTTTGCCAAATTGCTGTGGAGCCATTGGTGCAACCCATATTGTAATGACCCTTCCAGTAGTTGAATCATCAGGTGACTGGCAAGATAACGTACAGAACAACTGCATGTTCTGCCAGGGAACTGTTGACCCTGAGTTGAGGTTTCTTGACATTGTAACAGGATGGTCTCGAGGATTGAGTACCTCCCGATTATTGGAGTACTCGGGATTTTATAAGCTGTGCCAAGGCAGTGAGCGCTTAAATGGATTATCAAGGACACTGTCAGAAGGAGTGGAAGTTCAAGAATTCATTGTAGGCGGAACTGACTATCCCCTTCTTCCATGGCTAATAACTCCATACCGAAAGGACGATTGGTCATGTATCTCGGATGAATTTACTGCAGCTCATAATGCTGCGAGGTTGCTTGCTGTAAAGGCATTCTCAAACTTAAAGGGCAGTTGGAAAATCCTAAACAAAGTCATGAGGGAAGCTGATAAGGATAAACTGCCTAAAATCGTGGTGGTTTGTTGTTTTTTACACAATATCATTATTGACTGCGGAGACTCTTTGCTTCATGAAGTTCCATTGTCTGGTCATGATGACAGTGAGTGTATCCGACTGCTTTGTAAACAAGTGGATCCACTGGGAAAGACCATGAGGGATAATTTAGCAAAGCACTTGCAGCTTATAAAACAGAAAGCTCAACTCAAATAA
- the LOC141708509 gene encoding protein ANTAGONIST OF LIKE HETEROCHROMATIN PROTEIN 1-like, with translation MAPKKTKKDPKKVKKSTASGSSVVPVEIKPLDSDWWDVFWQKNSSTPGLMIPSDEDQGFKYFFRVSKKTFEHICSLVREDLISRPPSGLINIEGRLLSVEKQVAIALRRLASGESQVSVGLSFGVGQSTVSQVTWRFIEALEERGRHHLKWPDSCKLEEIKSNFEVSFGLPNCCGAIDATHIIMTLPAVETSGDWRDNVQNYSMFCQGIVDHELRFLDIVTGWPGGLSISQLLKYSGFYKLCEGSERLNGNAKTLSEGVEVREFIVGGTDYPLLPWLITPYGKDDHSSTTNEFTLSHNAARLLAVKAFSHLKGSWKILNKVMWRPDKNKLPSIIVVCCLLHNIIIDCGDSLLPDVPLSGHHDNGYVEMRCMEVDQLGKAMRDVLAKHLQNLIQKA, from the exons ATGGCTCCCAAGAAAACAAAGAAAGACCCAAAAAAGGTGAAGAAGAGCACAGCTAGTGGAAGCTCAGTTGTCCCTGTTGAAATCAAACCCCTTGATTCTGATTGGTGGGATGTTTTCTGGCAAAAAAATTCTTCAACTCCAG GTTTAATGATACCCTCGGATGAGGATCAAGGGTTTAAGTATTTTTTCCGTGTGTCAAAGAAGACTTTTGAACACATTTGTTCTCTTGTAAGAGAGGACCTTATTTCTAGACCTCCTTCAGGTCTAATTAACATTGAAGGAAGGCTTCTTAGTGTAGAAAAACAAGTTGCTATTGCTTTGAGAAGACTAGCATCTGGTGAATCCCAGGTGTCTGTTGGCCTTTCTTTTGGTGTAGGTCAGTCAACAGTTTCCCAAGTGACTTGGAGATTCATTGAAGCGTTGGAAGAACGTGGAAGGCACCATCTCAAGTGGCCTGACTCCTGTAAGCTGGAAGAAATCAAGTCCAATTTCGAGGTGTCTTTCGGCTTGCCGAATTGCTGTGGAGCAATTGATGCGACACATATCATAATGACCCTTCCGGCTGTTGAGACTTCAGGAGATTGGCGTGATAACGTACAGAACTATAGCATGTTTTGCCAGGGAATTGTTGACCATGAGTTGAGGTTTCTTGATATTGTAACAGGTTGGCCTGGAGGATTGAGTATCTCCCAATTATTGAAGTACTCAGGATTTTATAAGCTTTGTGAAGGAAGTGAGCGTTTGAATGGAAATGCAAAAACGCTTTCTGAAGGAGTGGAAGTTCGAGAATTCATTGTGGGCGGAACCGACTATCCCCTTCTTCCGTGGCTAATAACTCCTTATGGAAAGGATGATCACTCAAGTACCACAAATGAGTTCACTTTAAGTCATAATGCTGCCAGATTGCTTGCAGTGAAGGCCTTCTCGCACTTAAAGGGCAGTTGGAAAATTCTTAATAAAGTCATGTGGAGACCTGATAAGAATAAACTGCCTAGCATCATTGTAGTTTGTTGTTTGCTACACAATATTATTATTGACTGTGGAGACTCTTTGCTTCCAGATGTTCCATTGTCTGGTCATCATGACAATGGGTATGTCGAAATGCGTTGTATGGAAGTGGATCAACTTGGAAAGGCTATGAGGGATGTTCTAGCAAAGCACTTGCAGAATCTAATACAGAAAGCTTAA
- the LOC141708510 gene encoding uncharacterized protein LOC141708510, whose translation MKRGIAWNEDDSSSEESSAEDTDTETVENDVSSKKNVKSSGSCKKKKPEVKSKGKGIDFEALSRHGYKGGLSVLKVPPPKDAIDYNLSWSTGKERRSTAVESEETFEEREKTRAALREGEQLKTAQTQREKNQSFSQKEKRKRDLGQASRGKNYVEEEKRLLRENGVYSGFDS comes from the exons ATGAAAAGAGGAATTGCTTGGAATGAAGATGATTCTTCGTCGGAGGAATCTTCAGCAGAAGATACAGATACGGAAACTGTAGAGAATGATGTATCTAGTAAGAAGAATGTGAAGAGTAGTGGATCTTGTAAAAAGAAAAAACCTGAAG TAAAAAGCAAGGGCAAAGGTATAGATTTTGAAGCTCTGAGTCGACATGGCTATAAAGGTGGACTATCAGTTTTGAAAGTGCCACCACCAAAAGACGCAATAGATTATAACTTGTCTTGGTCTACGGGCAAGGAAAGACGCAGTACTGCAGTTGAAAGTGAAGAAACCTTTGAAGAACGAGAGAAAACTAGAGCTGCATTACGGGAAGGAGAGCAGTTGAAAACTGCACAAACGCAGAGAGAGAAGAATCAATCTTTTTCACAAAAAGAAAAGAGGAAGAGAGATCTTGGTCAGGCTAGCAGGGGAAAGAACTATGTTGAGGAAGAGAAGAGGTTGTTGAGGGAAAATGGTGTTTACTCTGGTTTCGATTCTTGA